Genomic window (Oncorhynchus keta strain PuntledgeMale-10-30-2019 unplaced genomic scaffold, Oket_V2 Un_contig_12027_pilon_pilon, whole genome shotgun sequence):
CATAAGAGGGAAAGGGCTCTCCGCCCCTCATTCGTTTGTGAGAAGCAACGAGACATCAGCGTCATGCCCGAGCCAGCAAAGTCCGCGCCCAAGAAGGGCTCCAAGAAAGCCGTCACCAAGACCGCAGGGAAAGGCGGCAAGAAGCGCCGAAAGTCTAGGAAGGAGAGCTACGCCATTTACGTGTACAAAGTCCTGAAGCAGGTCCACCCCGATACCGGCATCTCCTCCAAGGCCATGGGAATCATGAACTCGTTCGTGAACGACATCTTCGAGCGC
Coding sequences:
- the LOC127917764 gene encoding histone H2B, with product MPEPAKSAPKKGSKKAVTKTAGKGGKKRRKSRKESYAIYVYKVLKQVHPDTGISSKAMGIMNSFVNDIFERIAGESSRLAHYNKRSTITSREIQTAVRLLLPGELAKHAVSEGTKAVTKYTSSK